In Deltaproteobacteria bacterium, the genomic stretch CTTCAACGCGCCGATTGCCGGCATGGTCTTTGGTATGGAGGTCATCCTCGGAGAGTGGTCCGCTGCCAATATCATTCCCATTGGCATTGCTTCCGTGGCCGGAACCCAGATGAGTCGATTGCTGGAAGGAAATCAGATTCCCTTTGCGCATCGTCTTTTTCACCTGGGTTCGCTGGACATTGCCACCTCCGTTGGTCTGGCTGTTGTCACGGGTCTTGCCTCTGTGCTGGTGGGCAAGATGATCAGAAATGTTCATGCGGTCTCGAGCAGGGTTTCACTGCCGCCATGGGTTCGAGCGGGAATTGGCGGCTGTGCGGTGGGTGTCATCGGTCTTTTTTTGCCTACAGTGCTCGGCGAGGGCTACCCGTCTGTAAGGCTGGCCATTGAAGGAGTCTTCCAGTCCGGTCTCCTGATTGTTGCCGTGGTGACTCTGGCAAAAATTGTCGCCACCGCTCTTACCCTGGGCTCAGGGGGATCCGGGGGCATTTTTGCACCGTGTCTGGTAATTGGCAGCTTTGCAGGTCTTACCTATCACCGGGCGCTGCTCTTGCTCTGGCCGTCTGTACCGTGGGCGAACGAGGGCTACTTTGCGCTGCTTGGCATGGCAGGCCTCATGAGTGGAGTGCTGCAGGCGCCGCTTACAGGGTTTTTTCTCATAGTGGAGATTACCGGCGGCTACGAAGTGGTGCTGCCTCTTATTATAGTGGCGACCATCTCCACCACAATTTGCGGTTATCTGGAGCCTGTTTCCTTCTATTTGAAAGAGCTGGTGGAAAAGGGACAGCTGCTGAGACCGGGCACGGACAGTTGTGTGCTGGCTGAGTTGGACATAGAAGAAGTCTTTGAAGATCGCTTCCTGACAATTGAAAAAAACATGTCTCTGCAGGATTTTATCGATGCTGCGGCGCAACAGCCGAGGCGCCACTATCCGGTGGTGGATGACAAGACCGGCGAGTTTCTGGGTGTGGTGGAACTGGAACGCCTGCTGCCCTACCTGAGAAATCCTGAGATCAACAGAAATGTATCGGTGGCGGAGATTATGAACAGCGAAATCGATAGAGCGAGCCCGGATGAAGAGTTGAAGGAGATTCTCCGCCGGATGGATGAAAAGGGCATGGACTCCATGCCGCTGGTGCACAGAGGCAAGTTTGTCGGCATGGTCTCCAAGGCGCGCTTGCTGGACATGTATCGCCAGGAGCTCAAACGGCAGACCCAGGGCAAAGATGTGTAGCCAGGATATCTCGGGAATCGTGCTGCTAGTCTCGGGCTGGAAAGTTTTTCTTCTCTCTCCCTGTCATAGCTGCGCCTACTCCTGCCGTCCTTTTTCGTGAACATGCCTGTGGGCGAATTCCCAACGCTTGTCAAGATAATAAAGAATCGGCACCGTCATCCTGGAAAGGAACAGGGACGCAACCTCGCCGGCCATCAAAGAAATGG encodes the following:
- a CDS encoding chloride channel protein codes for the protein MKILTEWRSPGKWKLFRLDDRLLLILIGIVVGACSGVASVALNRSLAAMVEWLAAFRQIWWAFVLPGIGASLSSLFLEKITREGEGHGVPEVIYSVNRHRGLIRFRSSFSRLISACLTIGSGGSAGPEAPVVISGAAIGSNIANFFSLNDRQRIALVGCGAAGAISAIFNAPIAGMVFGMEVILGEWSAANIIPIGIASVAGTQMSRLLEGNQIPFAHRLFHLGSLDIATSVGLAVVTGLASVLVGKMIRNVHAVSSRVSLPPWVRAGIGGCAVGVIGLFLPTVLGEGYPSVRLAIEGVFQSGLLIVAVVTLAKIVATALTLGSGGSGGIFAPCLVIGSFAGLTYHRALLLLWPSVPWANEGYFALLGMAGLMSGVLQAPLTGFFLIVEITGGYEVVLPLIIVATISTTICGYLEPVSFYLKELVEKGQLLRPGTDSCVLAELDIEEVFEDRFLTIEKNMSLQDFIDAAAQQPRRHYPVVDDKTGEFLGVVELERLLPYLRNPEINRNVSVAEIMNSEIDRASPDEELKEILRRMDEKGMDSMPLVHRGKFVGMVSKARLLDMYRQELKRQTQGKDV